Proteins from a genomic interval of Sulfurimonas sp. HSL3-2:
- a CDS encoding M48 family metallopeptidase has translation MNSLNIFGLDVNYKYNPRLKNSYINILPSTQVVVKTPIKSEKYIYDLIEGKYEWIIKKIDHIKKHKKRDVNIEDEVLIFGEVYSIDHEIATSLRDKLQKLRAPTQENILNNYDRYYKEMSQSHIPGRVEHYSCLMGLYPTNIKFRKMKRRWGSCDSKKELTFNTNLLKLSRELIDYVIVHELAHIKHMNHSKRFHDLVKLYLPDAKELEKKIREEFYRL, from the coding sequence ATGAATAGTCTCAATATTTTTGGTCTGGATGTAAATTATAAATACAATCCAAGACTAAAAAACAGTTATATCAACATCCTTCCTTCGACCCAGGTGGTCGTAAAGACCCCTATAAAATCAGAAAAATATATCTATGACCTTATAGAGGGGAAATATGAGTGGATCATTAAAAAGATCGATCATATAAAAAAACATAAGAAAAGAGACGTCAATATAGAGGATGAAGTCCTGATATTCGGCGAGGTGTACAGCATAGACCACGAAATAGCGACCAGTTTGAGAGATAAACTGCAAAAACTAAGAGCACCCACGCAAGAAAATATACTCAACAACTATGATAGGTACTATAAAGAGATGTCACAAAGTCATATACCGGGCAGGGTGGAGCACTATAGCTGTTTAATGGGCTTATATCCTACAAACATCAAGTTTAGAAAAATGAAAAGAAGATGGGGCAGTTGTGACAGCAAAAAAGAGCTTACTTTTAACACAAACCTTTTAAAACTTTCCCGTGAGCTTATTGATTATGTCATAGTCCATGAACTCGCGCATATAAAACATATGAATCATTCAAAACGTTTTCATGATCTTGTCAAACTCTATCTTCCAGATGCAAAAGAACTTGAAAAAAAGATAAGAGAAGAATTTTATAGATTGTGA
- a CDS encoding RMD1 family protein — MNKKILFVCVEIPNIVSKKELESEFPGMVLSKIENSLVGEITNDKLIFVSSFGVITFCNFSFEEIISFLSRLGVKEADHYKTALINQDYMMIVNEEYTKPQIDENTIKYDRFNKSIGSIISLALSQSVGLEIKEQSLEKKMEESKTLYEKIEKLKVKDRARLMKFASSIAKERFHILNQLYLLDKPDILWDDPELESLYNQLSLQLELKSRFDVIEYKISYLKESVEFATDMINQKSSEFLEWIIIWLIAVEIVFSVYEYMIKPLL, encoded by the coding sequence ATGAATAAAAAGATTTTATTTGTATGTGTAGAGATACCTAATATCGTCTCGAAAAAAGAGCTTGAAAGCGAATTTCCGGGAATGGTCTTAAGCAAGATCGAGAACTCTCTTGTAGGAGAGATCACAAATGACAAGCTGATATTTGTATCCTCTTTCGGTGTCATCACTTTTTGTAACTTTTCATTTGAAGAGATCATTTCGTTTCTTTCAAGATTAGGTGTAAAAGAAGCCGACCACTATAAAACAGCTCTCATAAACCAAGACTATATGATGATAGTCAATGAAGAGTATACAAAACCGCAGATCGATGAAAATACGATCAAATATGACAGATTCAACAAGTCTATAGGTTCGATCATCTCTTTAGCTCTTTCTCAAAGTGTAGGCCTTGAGATAAAAGAGCAGTCTCTAGAGAAGAAGATGGAAGAAAGTAAAACACTATATGAGAAGATAGAGAAACTCAAAGTGAAGGATAGGGCGAGGTTGATGAAGTTTGCAAGCTCCATAGCTAAAGAGAGGTTTCATATACTTAACCAGCTTTATCTTCTAGACAAACCCGACATCCTGTGGGATGATCCGGAACTGGAATCACTTTATAACCAGCTCTCACTGCAGCTGGAACTCAAATCACGTTTTGACGTCATAGAGTACAAGATATCGTATCTCAAAGAATCTGTTGAGTTCGCAACGGATATGATAAACCAGAAATCAAGCGAGTTCCTGGAGTGGATCATTATCTGGCTGATCGCAGTAGAGATCGTATTTTCCGTCTATGAATATATGATAAAGCCGTTATTGTAA
- a CDS encoding sensor domain-containing diguanylate cyclase, whose product MEIIKKYFHDIEKCVDDYNITLDNLQTSNSDELLYTHAIREYKKLFLKLLLSNNEDETNENTKALVFFTIENDISYLFLYSELITVVRNFLGNLLIKHDLEHINEINDFFYAHEQRITVLYLQRFLKQLKLKNELRLSHIAIMPDKKFMIHYENHLKWIIDLIFYIENNKFGDDYPQLDHNLCDFGKWMHGATTSYLISTTHFKIIEKLHINLHDLAANVVSHCKSKNIRPSTLIHLMQRIDYYSLEIGNEIAFLNEIEESAKDPLTHLLTRRLFNKIMINKLDIAKATGREFAMIMCDLDHFKYINDNYGHNVGDIVLQHFANILEHNLRKSDYLFRFGGEEFIVLLSMTDKEEALMLAQKVCDVTAASEVIVEGVKIKYTVSIGTIAIIVDNKTPISQETIDTYVAQADEKLYLAKERGRNRVE is encoded by the coding sequence ATGGAGATCATAAAAAAGTATTTTCATGATATTGAAAAATGTGTTGATGACTATAACATCACTTTAGACAACTTACAAACCAGCAACTCTGATGAACTTCTTTATACTCATGCGATAAGAGAATATAAAAAACTGTTTTTAAAACTTCTTTTGTCCAATAATGAGGATGAGACCAATGAAAACACAAAAGCCCTAGTCTTTTTTACGATTGAAAACGATATCTCCTATCTGTTCTTATACAGTGAACTTATAACCGTTGTACGTAACTTTCTCGGTAATCTACTAATAAAACATGATCTTGAACATATAAACGAGATCAATGATTTCTTTTATGCACATGAACAACGCATTACTGTTTTATATCTGCAAAGGTTCTTAAAACAGCTTAAACTCAAAAATGAGCTCCGTCTCTCGCATATAGCGATCATGCCGGATAAAAAGTTTATGATCCATTACGAAAATCATCTCAAATGGATCATAGATCTTATTTTCTATATAGAAAACAATAAGTTCGGTGATGATTATCCTCAGCTTGATCATAATCTTTGTGATTTTGGAAAATGGATGCATGGTGCAACAACATCCTACCTTATCTCGACCACTCATTTTAAGATCATAGAAAAACTGCATATAAATCTGCATGATCTTGCTGCAAACGTCGTAAGTCATTGTAAAAGCAAAAATATCCGTCCATCTACTCTCATCCATCTAATGCAGAGAATCGACTACTATTCACTTGAGATAGGAAATGAGATCGCCTTTTTAAATGAGATCGAGGAAAGTGCAAAAGACCCCCTCACCCATCTGCTTACAAGAAGATTGTTCAACAAGATCATGATAAATAAACTCGATATTGCAAAAGCTACCGGTAGAGAGTTTGCTATGATCATGTGTGATCTGGATCACTTCAAATATATAAATGATAATTATGGACATAATGTCGGAGATATCGTACTGCAGCATTTTGCAAATATATTAGAACATAATCTACGTAAGTCAGACTATCTTTTCCGTTTCGGCGGAGAAGAGTTTATAGTCCTGCTCTCTATGACGGATAAAGAGGAAGCGCTTATGCTTGCACAAAAAGTGTGTGATGTCACAGCTGCATCAGAAGTCATAGTTGAAGGTGTAAAGATCAAATATACGGTAAGTATAGGAACTATAGCTATCATAGTTGACAATAAAACACCTATCTCTCAAGAGACCATCGATACTTATGTAGCTCAAGCTGATGAAAAACTTTACCTTGCAAAAGAGAGAGGAAGAAATCGAGTGGAATAG
- a CDS encoding TetR/AcrR family transcriptional regulator has product MPQSREIDNTVSTKKKILVASMKLFSELGYKNASVRKIAAEVGIRESALYNHFKNKEDIFLSVASDIFSTPFNKEDSPALTPAQLSNPKSYLHKFAMEFKLITFDKTKESLFRILMIELFQNKQLREGFINEFHNKNIKALSAVFFTMMQEGLVRSSDPLLMANEFLGPLFYLRLHVTLLRIDNESTTNLSTQFEKHVDFFWESVKV; this is encoded by the coding sequence ATGCCGCAAAGTAGGGAAATTGACAATACTGTATCTACAAAGAAAAAGATATTGGTTGCTTCTATGAAGCTTTTTTCGGAGCTTGGATATAAGAATGCTTCAGTCAGAAAGATAGCAGCAGAAGTAGGAATACGTGAGAGTGCTTTATACAATCATTTTAAGAACAAAGAGGACATATTTCTCTCTGTAGCCTCTGATATATTTTCTACACCGTTTAACAAAGAGGACAGCCCTGCTTTGACACCGGCACAGTTAAGTAATCCAAAGTCATACCTGCACAAGTTTGCAATGGAGTTCAAACTCATAACGTTTGATAAGACAAAAGAGAGTCTGTTTAGAATACTGATGATAGAACTGTTCCAAAACAAACAGTTAAGAGAGGGATTTATAAACGAGTTCCACAATAAAAATATTAAGGCATTATCAGCTGTATTCTTTACGATGATGCAGGAGGGCTTAGTAAGGTCATCTGATCCGTTACTGATGGCAAATGAGTTTTTAGGGCCCCTATTCTACTTACGCTTACATGTAACCCTGCTTCGTATCGATAACGAATCTACGACAAACCTCTCTACTCAGTTTGAAAAACATGTTGACTTTTTCTGGGAAAGCGTAAAAGTATAA
- a CDS encoding 2-oxoacid:acceptor oxidoreductase family protein: MARNLMRFTGVGGQGVLLAGEIFAAAKIKTGGEGLKTATYTSQVRGGPTVVDITLDDEEIFYPYANDGEIDFMLSVAQVSYNSFKNGVTPGGTIVVDPNLVHPSDEDRKTWKIYEIPIITIAKEEVGNVITQSVVALAIANTMQNAIDRQVLIDTMLSKVPAKVHAANLKAYELGEKYALEAMGK, encoded by the coding sequence ATGGCTAGAAACTTAATGAGATTTACAGGTGTTGGTGGACAAGGTGTTCTTCTTGCAGGAGAGATTTTTGCAGCTGCAAAAATTAAAACTGGCGGAGAAGGGTTGAAGACTGCTACATATACATCACAAGTACGTGGTGGACCGACAGTCGTTGACATCACACTTGATGATGAAGAGATTTTTTACCCTTATGCAAATGACGGTGAAATCGATTTTATGCTTTCTGTTGCACAGGTTAGTTATAACTCATTTAAAAATGGGGTTACACCAGGTGGAACGATCGTTGTTGATCCAAATCTTGTTCATCCATCTGACGAAGATAGAAAAACATGGAAGATCTATGAGATTCCAATTATTACAATAGCAAAAGAAGAGGTTGGTAATGTTATTACTCAATCTGTTGTTGCTCTTGCAATTGCAAACACTATGCAAAATGCTATTGACAGACAAGTACTTATAGATACAATGCTTTCAAAAGTACCTGCAAAAGTTCATGCTGCGAATTTAAAAGCATATGAGCTTGGTGAAAAATACGCTTTAGAAGCTATGGGTAAATAA
- a CDS encoding 2-oxoglutarate ferredoxin oxidoreductase subunit beta: MAFNYDKYLRLEKMPTLWCWGCGDGVILKAFVRAIDKLNISPDDVCVVSGIGCSGRFSSYVDFNTVHTTHGRTVAFATGIKLMNPDKYVICVAGDGDGLAIGGNHTIHGCRRNIDITMILINNFIYGLTNSQTSPTTPQGMWTVSQKSGNIDPTFNATDLAIAAGASFVARETMLDPKKLEKVFVKALEHRGFAFLDIMSNCHINLGRKNKMANAMENLSWIDSITTPLKKWEALPEEEKLNVFPTGILKEDKTVREYCDMYQDVIAVHQGKRKTITQDDFAKKI, from the coding sequence ATGGCATTTAATTACGATAAATATTTAAGACTTGAAAAGATGCCAACACTATGGTGTTGGGGATGTGGTGACGGTGTTATCCTAAAAGCTTTTGTTAGAGCGATTGATAAACTTAACATCAGCCCTGATGACGTATGTGTTGTCTCTGGTATTGGTTGTTCTGGAAGATTCTCTTCTTATGTAGATTTCAATACAGTTCATACTACACATGGTAGAACAGTTGCATTCGCTACGGGTATTAAACTTATGAACCCGGACAAATATGTAATCTGTGTTGCCGGAGATGGTGACGGACTAGCGATTGGTGGTAACCATACAATTCACGGTTGTAGAAGAAATATCGATATAACTATGATACTTATCAACAACTTTATTTATGGTCTTACGAACTCTCAGACTTCACCGACAACTCCACAAGGTATGTGGACTGTTTCTCAAAAGTCTGGAAATATAGATCCGACTTTTAATGCAACTGATTTAGCAATTGCTGCCGGAGCTTCATTTGTAGCACGTGAGACAATGCTTGATCCTAAAAAACTTGAAAAAGTTTTTGTTAAAGCGTTAGAGCATAGAGGATTTGCATTCTTGGATATTATGTCAAACTGTCATATTAACCTTGGACGTAAAAACAAAATGGCAAACGCTATGGAAAACCTTTCTTGGATCGATAGCATCACTACGCCACTTAAAAAATGGGAAGCACTTCCTGAAGAAGAGAAACTTAACGTTTTCCCTACAGGTATCTTAAAAGAAGACAAAACAGTACGTGAATATTGTGATATGTACCAAGATGTTATCGCTGTTCATCAAGGTAAACGTAAAACGATTACTCAAGACGATTTTGCTAAAAAGATATAA
- a CDS encoding 2-oxoglutarate synthase subunit alpha: MATREVISTGNELSALAAKDAGCRFFGGYPITPSSEVMHEMSDLMPEVGGVCIQMEDEIAGVAAAIGAGMAGVRTMTATSGPGISLKAENLGLAQMAEVPLVVVNVMRGGPSTGLPTRVSQGDVRQAKNPSHGDYRSITLCAGSLAECYTETVRAFNLADRFMQPVFVLLDETIGHMHGKAMLPTEEEVAAGIVPRKTFDGAPEEYLPYECEADQPAVLNPMFKGYRYHFTGLHHDAKGFPTEEIETCRKLIQRLEDKVMMHTDEIELNEEFMLDDMTGAEGEVLIIAYGSVSLAAKEAIRHLRAEGIKAGLFRPITLWPSPAESIKKYTDMIKNVLCVELNIRQYTEEVERVSGRLDLQGLYKVNGRPISPYEIVNKVKEVF; encoded by the coding sequence ATGGCAACAAGAGAAGTAATTTCAACTGGTAATGAATTATCAGCATTAGCTGCAAAAGATGCAGGATGTAGATTTTTTGGTGGTTACCCGATTACACCGTCAAGTGAAGTAATGCACGAGATGTCTGACTTAATGCCAGAAGTCGGTGGTGTATGTATTCAAATGGAAGATGAGATCGCAGGTGTTGCAGCTGCTATCGGTGCCGGTATGGCAGGTGTTAGAACAATGACTGCTACTTCAGGCCCTGGTATTTCACTAAAAGCTGAAAACTTAGGTCTTGCACAAATGGCTGAAGTACCATTGGTCGTTGTAAACGTTATGCGTGGTGGTCCATCAACTGGTCTTCCGACTCGTGTATCTCAAGGTGACGTAAGACAAGCAAAAAATCCTTCACACGGTGACTATCGTTCTATCACTTTATGTGCTGGTTCTTTAGCAGAGTGTTATACAGAAACTGTAAGAGCATTCAACTTAGCTGACAGATTTATGCAGCCTGTATTCGTTCTACTTGACGAAACAATCGGTCACATGCATGGAAAAGCTATGCTACCAACTGAAGAAGAAGTAGCAGCAGGTATCGTTCCTCGTAAAACTTTTGACGGAGCACCTGAAGAGTATCTTCCATATGAGTGTGAAGCAGATCAACCGGCGGTACTAAACCCAATGTTTAAAGGTTACAGATACCACTTTACTGGTCTTCACCATGATGCTAAAGGTTTCCCGACTGAAGAGATCGAAACATGTCGTAAACTGATTCAACGTCTTGAAGATAAAGTTATGATGCATACAGATGAGATCGAACTTAATGAAGAGTTTATGCTTGATGATATGACTGGTGCTGAGGGCGAAGTTCTTATTATCGCTTATGGTTCAGTTTCTCTTGCAGCAAAAGAAGCGATTCGTCACTTAAGAGCTGAAGGTATTAAAGCTGGTTTATTCAGACCGATCACTTTATGGCCAAGTCCAGCTGAATCTATCAAAAAATATACTGATATGATCAAAAATGTACTTTGTGTTGAGTTGAATATTAGACAATACACTGAAGAGGTAGAACGTGTTTCTGGAAGATTAGACCTACAAGGCTTATATAAAGTTAACGGTCGTCCAATCTCTCCATATGAAATAGTAAATAAAGTTAAAGAGGTATTCTAA
- a CDS encoding 4Fe-4S dicluster domain-containing protein, whose product MASAMIEYPGNVPVWVNKDNCKACDICVSVCPSGVLGMRYDHTSTLGAMISVDHPEACIGCNECELSCPDFAIYVADKKDYKFAKLTDESKERQAKVVANNYMSLDLQGVK is encoded by the coding sequence ATGGCATCTGCTATGATTGAATACCCAGGTAATGTACCTGTATGGGTTAATAAAGATAATTGTAAGGCATGCGATATTTGTGTATCTGTTTGTCCATCTGGTGTACTTGGTATGCGTTATGACCACACATCTACTTTAGGTGCAATGATTTCAGTAGATCATCCCGAAGCTTGTATTGGATGTAACGAGTGTGAACTTTCATGCCCGGATTTTGCTATTTATGTAGCTGATAAAAAAGATTATAAGTTTGCAAAACTTACTGATGAATCAAAAGAGCGTCAAGCAAAAGTTGTTGCAAACAACTATATGTCACTTGATCTACAAGGAGTTAAATAA
- the sucD gene encoding succinate--CoA ligase subunit alpha: protein MSILVNKDTKVIVQGFTGKEGSFHAEQCLAYGTKIVGGVTPNKGGQEHLGKPVFNTVKEAVETTGATVSMIFVPPAFVADAVMEAADAGIELAVVITEGAPVRDMQAAKAYATKHNMKTIGPNCPGIITAEECKIGIMPGMIFKKGNVGLISKSGTLTYEGANQVCKEGFGITTAVGIGGDPIIGLSYKQLLPMFEADPETEAIVMIGEIGGDLEIQAAKFIKENITKPVVAFIAGQTAPKGKRMGHAGAIVSGGAGTAKEKMEALEAAGVKVVVSPADIGKAVAEVLGKK from the coding sequence ATGAGTATTTTAGTTAATAAAGATACAAAAGTTATCGTTCAAGGTTTCACTGGTAAAGAGGGATCTTTCCATGCTGAGCAATGTTTAGCATACGGTACAAAAATCGTTGGCGGTGTTACACCGAACAAAGGTGGTCAAGAGCATCTTGGTAAACCTGTATTCAACACTGTAAAAGAAGCAGTAGAGACTACTGGCGCGACTGTAAGTATGATCTTCGTTCCACCAGCTTTTGTTGCTGACGCTGTTATGGAAGCTGCTGATGCAGGTATCGAGCTTGCTGTAGTTATCACAGAGGGCGCTCCTGTTCGTGATATGCAAGCTGCAAAAGCTTATGCTACTAAGCACAATATGAAGACTATAGGGCCAAACTGTCCTGGTATCATCACTGCTGAAGAGTGTAAGATAGGTATTATGCCTGGTATGATATTTAAAAAAGGAAATGTAGGTCTTATCTCTAAGTCTGGTACTTTGACATACGAAGGTGCAAACCAAGTATGTAAAGAGGGCTTTGGTATAACTACAGCTGTCGGTATTGGTGGAGACCCGATCATCGGTCTATCGTACAAACAACTTTTACCGATGTTTGAAGCAGATCCGGAAACTGAAGCGATCGTAATGATCGGTGAGATCGGTGGAGACTTGGAGATCCAGGCTGCTAAATTCATTAAAGAAAACATCACTAAGCCTGTTGTTGCATTTATCGCTGGTCAAACAGCGCCTAAAGGTAAACGTATGGGTCACGCCGGTGCTATCGTAAGCGGTGGCGCAGGTACGGCAAAAGAGAAGATGGAAGCACTAGAAGCAGCCGGCGTTAAAGTTGTTGTTTCTCCTGCAGATATCGGTAAAGCTGTAGCGGAAGTTCTAGGAAAAAAATAA
- the sucC gene encoding ADP-forming succinate--CoA ligase subunit beta — protein MNIHEYQAKQIFAKYGVPTPRGIVANTPDQAAINASELGGNIWVVKAQIHAGGRGLGGGVKLARSIEEVRTLAGEILGMTLVTHQTGPEGKLVQKVYIEEGADIKDELYLGVVLDRAKEMPVIMASTEGGMEIEKVAEEHPEKIIKVAVDPAIGFQGFHGRELVFGLGITDPAEQKKLISFASKLYKVYMDNDAEMIEINPLIKTGSGDFLALDGKMGFDDSALGRHPDIEDMRDISEEDADEREASRYGLSYISLDGEIGCMVNGAGLAMGTMDTINYMGGTPANFLDVGGKANAETVAKGFEIILKNPKVKAIFVNIFGGIVRCDRIANGILEATKMVDVHVPVIVRLDGTNAPEAAEILRNANISNVIAATDLADGAAKAVAAAKGE, from the coding sequence ATGAATATACATGAATATCAAGCAAAACAGATTTTTGCTAAATATGGTGTGCCAACACCAAGAGGTATTGTAGCAAACACGCCTGATCAGGCTGCTATCAATGCATCTGAACTTGGTGGAAATATCTGGGTAGTTAAAGCTCAGATTCACGCAGGTGGACGTGGATTAGGCGGCGGTGTAAAACTTGCTCGTTCGATCGAAGAAGTTAGAACACTTGCCGGTGAGATCCTTGGCATGACACTTGTGACACACCAAACAGGTCCGGAAGGTAAACTTGTTCAAAAAGTTTACATAGAAGAGGGCGCTGATATTAAAGATGAGTTATATTTAGGTGTAGTTCTTGACCGTGCGAAAGAGATGCCTGTTATCATGGCTTCAACAGAGGGTGGTATGGAGATCGAGAAAGTTGCTGAAGAGCATCCTGAAAAGATTATCAAAGTAGCAGTTGATCCTGCTATCGGTTTTCAAGGTTTCCACGGACGCGAATTAGTATTCGGTCTTGGTATCACTGATCCTGCAGAACAAAAGAAACTTATCAGCTTTGCTTCTAAACTATATAAAGTATATATGGATAACGATGCTGAGATGATCGAGATCAATCCACTTATCAAAACTGGAAGCGGCGACTTCTTGGCACTTGACGGTAAAATGGGATTTGATGATTCAGCTCTTGGACGTCATCCTGATATTGAAGATATGCGTGATATTTCTGAAGAAGATGCTGATGAGAGAGAAGCTAGTCGTTACGGCCTTTCATACATAAGTCTTGACGGTGAGATCGGTTGTATGGTAAACGGTGCAGGTCTTGCAATGGGAACTATGGATACGATCAACTATATGGGTGGAACACCTGCAAACTTCCTTGACGTTGGCGGTAAAGCAAATGCTGAGACAGTTGCAAAAGGTTTTGAGATCATCCTTAAAAACCCGAAAGTAAAAGCTATTTTCGTTAACATCTTCGGTGGTATCGTTAGATGTGACCGTATTGCAAACGGAATCTTAGAGGCAACTAAAATGGTAGACGTACATGTACCTGTAATCGTTCGTCTTGACGGTACAAATGCACCTGAAGCAGCAGAGATTCTAAGAAATGCAAATATATCAAACGTTATTGCAGCAACAGATCTAGCAGACGGCGCGGCAAAAGCAGTAGCTGCAGCGAAAGGAGAATAA
- the fumC gene encoding class II fumarate hydratase, translating to MATRIEKDTMGEINVPVDAYWGAQTQRSVENFKIGEEKMPYEITRAFSYLKKAVALVNKDLGKLDAKKADAIAAAADDMLAGKLDGNYPLVVWQTGSGTQSNMNNNEVLANRATEILGGDFRKEKLVHPNDDVNKSQSSNDTYPTALHVASVISVEELLLPAVAKLKATLQAKSEAFSGVVKIGRTHLQDATPLTLGQEISGWVEMLNKCEKMIKDSLEAVRELALGGTAVGTGLNAHPELGERVAKKLSELTGHDFITAPNKFHALTSHDALVFAHGALKALAADMMKIANDVRWLASGPRCGLGEISIPENEPGSSIMPGKVNPTQSEAVTMVACQVMGNDATIGFAASQGNFELNVFKPVIAYNFLQSSRLLADSIVSFNDNAAIGIEANISKIDHYLHDSLMLVTALNPYIGYENAAKIAKTAHKNGTTLKEEAINLGLLTSEEFDKYVVPEDMISPKA from the coding sequence ATGGCAACACGTATTGAAAAAGATACAATGGGAGAGATAAACGTTCCCGTAGATGCTTACTGGGGCGCTCAAACTCAGCGTTCTGTAGAAAATTTTAAGATAGGCGAGGAAAAGATGCCTTATGAGATCACTCGTGCATTCTCATATCTTAAAAAAGCCGTAGCTCTTGTAAATAAAGATTTAGGCAAACTAGACGCTAAAAAAGCTGATGCGATCGCTGCTGCTGCTGATGATATGCTTGCAGGTAAACTTGATGGAAACTATCCACTTGTAGTATGGCAGACAGGTTCAGGTACACAGTCAAACATGAACAACAATGAGGTTCTTGCTAACCGTGCTACTGAGATACTTGGCGGAGACTTCAGAAAAGAGAAGTTGGTTCATCCAAATGATGACGTAAATAAATCTCAAAGTTCAAACGATACATACCCTACAGCTTTACATGTAGCGTCTGTTATCTCTGTTGAAGAGCTTTTACTTCCTGCTGTAGCAAAACTAAAAGCGACGCTACAAGCAAAAAGTGAAGCTTTCAGCGGTGTTGTAAAGATCGGTCGTACTCACCTTCAAGATGCGACTCCTTTAACGCTTGGTCAAGAGATCAGCGGTTGGGTCGAGATGCTGAACAAATGTGAGAAGATGATCAAAGACTCTTTAGAAGCGGTTCGTGAGCTTGCTCTTGGCGGTACAGCTGTCGGAACAGGTCTTAACGCTCACCCTGAACTTGGAGAGCGTGTTGCTAAAAAGCTAAGTGAACTTACAGGACATGATTTCATCACTGCACCGAACAAGTTTCATGCACTTACATCTCACGATGCACTTGTATTTGCTCACGGTGCACTTAAAGCACTTGCAGCAGATATGATGAAGATCGCTAATGATGTCAGATGGTTAGCATCTGGTCCTCGTTGTGGTCTTGGTGAGATATCTATTCCTGAGAACGAACCGGGTTCATCGATCATGCCTGGTAAAGTAAATCCTACTCAAAGTGAAGCTGTAACTATGGTTGCATGTCAAGTCATGGGTAACGATGCGACTATCGGTTTTGCGGCTAGCCAAGGAAACTTTGAGCTAAACGTATTTAAACCGGTTATCGCATATAACTTTTTACAATCATCAAGACTGCTTGCTGATTCAATAGTTTCATTTAACGACAATGCAGCTATCGGAATAGAAGCAAATATTTCTAAAATAGATCATTATCTACATGATTCATTGATGCTGGTAACTGCACTTAATCCTTATATAGGTTACGAAAACGCAGCGAAAATAGCGAAGACTGCTCATAAAAACGGTACTACTCTAAAAGAGGAAGCTATCAATCTTGGATTACTTACATCTGAAGAGTTCGATAAATATGTCGTACCGGAAGATATGATAAGTCCAAAAGCATAA